One Glandiceps talaboti chromosome 2, keGlaTala1.1, whole genome shotgun sequence genomic region harbors:
- the LOC144453851 gene encoding cyclic AMP-dependent transcription factor ATF-3-like produces the protein MGPKTPSSAPESTTHMSVALKSQHWKVTHSYINRMESPTASAPIPKYDLLNAPDEFSEEDTERMNSRREKNRVAAAKCRKKKKERESYLAEESARLRKQNEELLTQIELLQGQKEQLKFVLQSHSLSCELRPVNNHSHLTAAVKGEI, from the exons ATGGGACCAAAAACACCGTCTAGTGCACCCGAAAGCACCACACACATGTCAGTTGCACTGAAGTCACAGCACTGGAAAGTTACTCACAGCTACATTAACAGGATGGAATCACCCACTGCATCAGCACCTATACCGAAATATGATTTACTCAATGCTCCAGATGAG TTTAGCGAAGAAGATACCGAACGTATGAACTCACGAAGAGAGAAAAACCGAGTTGCGGCTGCAAAATGCAGAAAGAAGAAAAAGGAGCGTGAAAGCTACCTTGCTGAG GAGTCAGCAAGACTTAGGAAACAGAATGAAGAACTTTTGACACAAATAGAACTACTTCAGGGACAAAAAGAACAGCTTAAATTCGTACTTCAGTCGCATTCCCTGTCTTGCGAATTACGACCGGTTAACAATCACTCACACTTAACAGCTGCAGTAAAGGGAGAAATTTAG